The following proteins come from a genomic window of Ferrovibrio sp. MS7:
- a CDS encoding MEDS domain-containing protein, whose amino-acid sequence MSPNITTARGDDRTGGSLSRRPKPGAPAADEPLRQSGIRVVGEVPWGAHICIFYETKDDLLDTAAAYFRAGLESNEFCVWAISEPIGEVEATVALRRAIPDLQAHIAAGRIEIILGTDWYLRGNQFDLQRITGGWNEKLHGALAKGFDGMRVSGNAFWIESSHWQAFCEYEHELDRSLAGQRMVVLCTYSLQASRAVDLLDVARAHQCCTARRHGDWEFLATPELRQARQEIERLHGALDVLSKPFPGHALLTPRERVALAQIVRGASSKEAARTLGVSPRTVEFHRANVMRKLGARNTADLVRRVLGD is encoded by the coding sequence GTGTCCCCAAACATCACGACCGCACGTGGCGACGACAGAACTGGCGGAAGCCTGTCGCGCAGGCCCAAGCCCGGCGCACCCGCAGCGGATGAGCCATTGCGGCAGAGCGGCATCCGCGTAGTGGGCGAGGTGCCGTGGGGCGCCCATATCTGCATCTTCTACGAGACCAAGGACGACCTGCTCGATACGGCGGCGGCGTATTTCAGGGCCGGCCTCGAGAGCAACGAATTCTGTGTCTGGGCGATCTCGGAGCCGATTGGCGAGGTCGAGGCCACGGTCGCCCTGCGCCGTGCCATCCCCGACCTGCAGGCACATATCGCGGCCGGACGGATCGAGATCATTCTGGGTACCGACTGGTATTTGCGCGGCAACCAGTTTGATCTACAACGGATCACCGGCGGCTGGAACGAGAAACTGCATGGTGCGCTCGCCAAGGGTTTCGACGGCATGCGGGTGAGTGGCAATGCTTTCTGGATCGAATCCAGTCACTGGCAGGCATTCTGTGAATACGAGCACGAGCTAGACCGCTCGCTTGCCGGACAGCGGATGGTGGTGCTCTGCACCTACTCACTGCAGGCCAGCCGGGCGGTCGACCTGCTAGACGTGGCACGCGCGCATCAGTGCTGCACCGCCCGACGTCACGGTGATTGGGAGTTCCTGGCGACGCCGGAGCTGCGGCAGGCCAGACAGGAGATCGAACGGCTGCACGGTGCACTCGACGTATTGTCGAAACCATTCCCGGGCCATGCTTTACTGACGCCGCGCGAGCGTGTCGCTCTGGCGCAGATCGTGCGCGGTGCCTCCAGCAAAGAAGCGGCGCGCACGCTCGGCGTAAGCCCGCGCACAGTCGAGTTTCACAGGGCGAATGTGATGCGCAAGCTGGGCGCCAGGAATACCGCCGACCTCGTGCGCCGGGTACTCGGCGACTGA
- a CDS encoding hydantoinase B/oxoprolinase family protein — translation MSDKLTGAMSGIRRQLMWNRLISVVEELAQTLIRTAFSTSTREAGDLAAGVFSPDGRMIAQAITGTPGHINSMAMAVGHFLKEHPVETMEPGDVFITNDPWKASGHLNDFTVVSPAHIGNRVVAMFAATVHVADIGGLGVGTEARDVYQEGIYVPIMPLARRGKIDETLMRMIRSNVREPMQVEGDLHSLIVSNQGGIDRLLPMMHEFGQQSLDELAEYIFTTSRAAMIRAIQELPRGTYHNRMTIDGFDAPVQIVVSATIEDERILIDFDGTSGLSQAGINVPKCYTDAYTSFGVRCVVGSRIPNNAGSLEVVQVTAPEGCILNAPHPAPVAARHMIGQMLPDAVLGCLYQAAPDRVPAEGASCLWNIRVAGGPGTPGLAADRRHNSRRFGITTFNAGGAGARPISDGLSATSFPAGVRNVPLEIVETMTPLVFWRKELRENSGGAGQWRGGDGQIIELSHAEGEPFTLNATFERVDNPARGRAGGADGKPGRVRLASGPVLKAKGRQTVPAGDRLVVEMPGGGGFGKPEERSAAMRARDKEENRTG, via the coding sequence ATGAGCGACAAGCTGACTGGAGCGATGTCCGGCATCCGCCGTCAATTGATGTGGAACCGGCTGATCTCGGTGGTGGAGGAATTGGCGCAGACGCTGATCCGCACTGCCTTTTCCACCTCCACCCGCGAAGCCGGCGATCTGGCGGCGGGCGTGTTTTCGCCCGATGGCCGCATGATCGCCCAGGCGATCACCGGCACGCCGGGCCATATCAATTCCATGGCCATGGCAGTGGGGCATTTCCTGAAAGAGCACCCGGTGGAGACGATGGAGCCGGGCGATGTGTTCATCACCAACGATCCCTGGAAGGCCAGCGGGCATCTGAACGATTTCACCGTGGTCTCGCCAGCGCATATCGGCAATCGTGTGGTGGCGATGTTTGCCGCCACGGTGCATGTCGCCGATATCGGCGGCTTGGGCGTCGGCACCGAGGCGCGTGATGTCTACCAGGAAGGCATTTATGTGCCGATCATGCCGCTGGCCCGTCGCGGCAAGATCGACGAGACGCTGATGCGCATGATCCGCAGCAATGTGCGCGAGCCGATGCAGGTGGAAGGCGACCTGCATTCGCTGATCGTCAGCAACCAGGGCGGCATCGACCGCCTGCTGCCGATGATGCATGAATTCGGACAGCAGAGCCTCGACGAACTGGCGGAGTATATCTTCACCACCTCGCGCGCCGCGATGATCCGCGCCATCCAGGAATTGCCGCGCGGCACCTACCATAACCGCATGACCATCGATGGCTTCGACGCGCCGGTGCAGATCGTGGTATCGGCGACCATCGAGGATGAGCGCATCCTGATCGATTTCGATGGCACCAGCGGGCTGTCGCAGGCCGGCATCAACGTGCCGAAATGCTATACCGATGCCTATACCAGCTTCGGCGTGCGCTGCGTTGTCGGCTCGCGCATTCCCAACAATGCCGGCTCGCTGGAAGTGGTGCAGGTGACGGCGCCGGAGGGCTGCATTCTCAATGCGCCGCATCCAGCACCCGTGGCGGCACGCCACATGATCGGCCAGATGCTGCCCGATGCGGTGCTCGGCTGCCTGTATCAGGCAGCGCCCGACCGGGTGCCGGCGGAAGGCGCGTCCTGCCTGTGGAATATCCGTGTCGCTGGCGGCCCCGGCACGCCGGGCCTGGCGGCCGACCGGCGGCATAACAGCCGGCGCTTCGGCATCACCACCTTCAATGCCGGCGGTGCCGGCGCGCGACCGATCTCCGATGGCCTGTCGGCTACCTCGTTCCCTGCCGGCGTGCGCAACGTGCCGCTGGAAATCGTCGAGACGATGACGCCGCTGGTGTTTTGGCGGAAGGAACTGCGCGAGAATTCCGGTGGTGCCGGGCAGTGGCGCGGCGGCGATGGCCAGATCATCGAGCTTTCCCATGCCGAGGGTGAGCCCTTCACGCTCAACGCCACCTTCGAGCGCGTCGACAATCCGGCGCGTGGTCGTGCCGGCGGCGCCGATGGCAAGCCGGGCCGCGTGCGGCTCGCTTCAGGCCCGGTGCTGAAGGCCAAGGGGCGCCAGACCGTGCCGGCGGGCGATCGCCTGGTCGTCGAGATGCCCGGCGGCGGCGGCTTCGGCAAACCGGAGGAGCGCTCGGCGGCGATGCGGGCGCGCGATAAGGAAGAGAACCGCACCGGCTGA
- a CDS encoding hydantoinase/oxoprolinase family protein produces MSMSKGAARIAVDIGGTFTDIVLEQGEKRWTGKVLTTPQRPAEGFMTAIRQIMAEAGLQPDAVSGVIHGTTLGTNALIERKGARTAFLTTGGFRDVLEIGYENRFDQYDLMIEKPAPLVPRGLRFTVAERVGAKGNVILPLDEAGVRAIVPELRRQGVRSLAIGFLQAFTNPVHEERARDILRQEMPELSISLAAEVCPEIREYDRFSTACANAYIRPIMQTYLDDLEAQMRAAGFNCPIFLMTSSGAMTSVEVAKQFPVRLVESGPAGGALLAAQVALECGLDKVLSFDMGGTTAKICFIDNGLPQASRSFEVGRVYRFTKGSGLPLRIPVIEMIEIGAGGGSIARINELGLLTVGPDSAGSEPGPVCYGRGGTEPTVTDGDFATGRIDPDRFARGAFTLDAAKTAAALGAFGAKLDLTADQAGLAIAETIEETMANAARVHAIEGGRDVSSYTMVAFGGAAPLHAVAVAKRLGIGRIVVPSSAGVGSAVGFLQAPIAFDLAQSWYQRTDEMDFAAANARLDAMRSQAAALIRSATQAPLVERGSVLMRYIGQGHEIEVELPTRPLVQADRAALHELFVAAYTKLYGRSIPGLASEILSWSLRLGTVPATVQPLAPPSDSPKQAQAQAERPWTDPESGQREPLAICDRATLDSSMRLQGPAAVVESETTTIVLKGYALGVNEGGYLVIDRQEGAVQ; encoded by the coding sequence ATGTCCATGAGTAAGGGTGCGGCACGTATTGCGGTCGATATCGGCGGTACCTTCACCGATATCGTGCTGGAGCAGGGAGAGAAGCGGTGGACCGGCAAGGTGCTGACCACGCCGCAGCGGCCTGCCGAGGGCTTCATGACCGCAATCCGCCAGATCATGGCCGAGGCCGGCCTGCAGCCCGATGCGGTGAGCGGCGTGATCCATGGCACCACGCTCGGCACCAACGCGCTGATCGAACGCAAGGGCGCGCGCACCGCCTTCCTTACCACCGGCGGTTTCCGCGATGTGCTGGAAATCGGCTACGAGAATCGCTTCGATCAGTATGATCTGATGATCGAGAAGCCGGCGCCGCTGGTGCCGCGCGGCCTGCGCTTCACTGTTGCCGAGCGTGTTGGCGCCAAGGGCAACGTGATTCTGCCGCTGGACGAGGCCGGCGTGCGCGCCATCGTACCGGAACTGCGCCGCCAGGGCGTGCGCAGTCTGGCTATCGGTTTCCTGCAGGCTTTCACCAATCCGGTGCATGAGGAACGCGCGCGCGACATTCTGCGCCAGGAGATGCCGGAGCTGTCGATTTCGCTGGCCGCCGAGGTCTGCCCCGAGATCCGCGAATACGACAGGTTTTCCACCGCCTGCGCTAATGCCTATATCCGGCCAATCATGCAGACTTATCTGGACGACCTGGAAGCCCAGATGCGCGCGGCGGGCTTCAATTGCCCGATCTTCCTGATGACCTCCAGCGGCGCCATGACCAGTGTGGAAGTGGCGAAACAGTTTCCTGTGCGCCTGGTGGAATCCGGCCCCGCCGGCGGTGCGCTGCTGGCTGCCCAGGTGGCGCTGGAATGTGGCCTGGACAAGGTATTGTCCTTCGATATGGGCGGCACCACGGCGAAAATCTGCTTCATCGACAATGGCCTGCCGCAGGCTTCGCGCAGTTTCGAGGTCGGCCGCGTCTATCGCTTCACCAAGGGCAGCGGCCTGCCGCTGCGCATCCCGGTGATCGAGATGATCGAGATCGGCGCCGGCGGCGGCTCGATTGCGCGCATCAACGAATTGGGCCTGCTCACCGTGGGCCCCGACAGCGCCGGCTCCGAACCCGGCCCGGTCTGCTATGGCCGGGGCGGCACTGAGCCGACCGTGACCGATGGCGATTTCGCCACTGGCCGCATCGATCCCGACCGCTTCGCCCGTGGCGCCTTCACGCTCGATGCGGCCAAGACGGCGGCGGCCCTGGGTGCCTTTGGTGCTAAATTGGACCTGACCGCCGATCAGGCTGGCCTGGCGATTGCCGAGACCATCGAGGAAACCATGGCCAATGCCGCGCGCGTACACGCCATCGAGGGCGGCCGCGATGTCTCGAGCTACACCATGGTGGCGTTTGGCGGTGCCGCGCCGCTGCATGCGGTGGCAGTGGCCAAGCGCCTCGGCATCGGCCGCATCGTGGTGCCGAGTTCCGCCGGCGTCGGCTCGGCGGTGGGTTTCCTGCAGGCGCCCATTGCCTTCGATCTGGCACAGAGCTGGTATCAGCGCACCGATGAGATGGATTTCGCTGCCGCCAATGCGCGGCTTGATGCCATGCGCAGCCAGGCGGCGGCACTGATCCGCTCAGCTACCCAGGCGCCGCTGGTCGAACGCGGCAGTGTGCTGATGCGCTATATCGGCCAGGGCCATGAGATCGAGGTGGAATTGCCGACACGGCCATTGGTGCAGGCCGACCGCGCCGCCCTGCATGAGCTTTTTGTCGCCGCCTATACCAAGCTCTATGGCCGCTCGATTCCGGGCCTGGCGTCCGAAATCCTGAGCTGGTCGCTGCGGCTCGGCACCGTACCAGCGACCGTGCAGCCGCTGGCGCCGCCGTCGGATTCGCCGAAGCAGGCCCAGGCCCAGGCCGAACGGCCCTGGACCGATCCGGAAAGCGGCCAGCGCGAGCCACTGGCGATCTGCGACCGTGCCACGCTGGACAGCAGCATGCGTCTGCAGGGTCCGGCGGCGGTGGTGGAAAGCGAAACCACGACCATTGTGCTCAAGGGCTATGCCCTGGGCGTGAACGAGGGCGGATACTTGGTGATCGACCGCCAGGAAGGGGCTGTGCAATGA
- a CDS encoding flavin reductase family protein yields the protein MTLEPAYDRITLDSLTPPERYKLLTGSVIPRPIAFVTTLNEDGGINAAPFSQFIIVAANPGLLGFSVGPAPRGIKDTLRNVRRSGEFVINTVPEELAEAVQLCADIEEPGVDELAKAGLTTLPSELVGPPRVAESRIQFECRVEKIVEFGDAPNSLVVGRVLLMHARSGLVNKACHVDAAASNALGRIGGRNYCRVSEFIAV from the coding sequence ATGACACTTGAACCCGCATACGACCGCATCACGCTGGACAGCCTGACGCCGCCGGAGCGGTACAAGCTGCTGACCGGCAGCGTGATTCCGCGGCCCATCGCCTTCGTCACGACGTTGAACGAGGATGGCGGCATCAATGCCGCGCCATTTAGCCAGTTCATCATCGTGGCGGCCAATCCGGGCCTGCTGGGTTTCTCGGTCGGTCCGGCACCGCGCGGCATCAAGGATACCCTGCGCAATGTGCGGCGTAGCGGCGAGTTTGTGATCAACACCGTGCCGGAGGAATTGGCGGAAGCCGTGCAGCTTTGCGCCGATATCGAGGAACCCGGCGTTGATGAGCTGGCGAAGGCCGGGCTTACCACCCTGCCATCGGAACTGGTTGGCCCGCCGCGCGTGGCGGAAAGCCGCATCCAGTTCGAATGCCGGGTGGAGAAGATCGTGGAATTCGGCGATGCGCCGAATTCCCTGGTGGTCGGCCGCGTGCTGCTGATGCATGCCCGCAGCGGCCTGGTGAACAAGGCCTGCCATGTGGATGCGGCAGCCAGCAACGCGTTGGGCCGCATCGGCGGCCGGAATTATTGCCGGGTCAGCGAGTTCATCGCGGTTTGA